In Helicobacter pylori, a single genomic region encodes these proteins:
- the ychF gene encoding redox-regulated ATPase YchF, producing the protein MGLSVGIVGLPNVGKSSTFNALTKTQNAQSANYPFCTIEPNKAIVNVPDRRLDALAQIVKPERILHSVVEFVDIAGLIKGASKGEGLGNQFLANIKECEVILQVVRCFEDDNITHVNDKIDPLNDIETIELELILADIATLDKRIERLQKALKSSKDAKNLLECALSLKTHLEELKPAKTFALNTSEAFLELDKELRFLSHKKMIYVANVGEEDLNALNEHAKKVKNHAKAQNSEFVVLCAKLEEEMVSMSGDEVKEFLQSLGVEESGLEKTIRLSFKELGLINYFTAGVKEVRSWTIKKGSSAPMAAGVIHKDFEKGFIRAETISYDDFIAYKGEAGAKEKGALRIEGKDYIVQDGDVLHFRFNV; encoded by the coding sequence ATGGGCTTGTCTGTAGGCATTGTGGGTTTGCCTAATGTGGGCAAATCCAGCACCTTTAACGCGCTCACTAAAACCCAAAACGCCCAAAGTGCGAATTACCCTTTTTGCACCATTGAACCCAATAAAGCCATTGTGAATGTGCCTGATAGGCGGCTTGATGCGTTGGCTCAAATCGTAAAGCCTGAACGCATTTTGCATTCTGTGGTGGAATTTGTGGATATTGCCGGATTGATTAAGGGAGCGAGCAAAGGGGAGGGTTTAGGCAATCAGTTTTTAGCCAATATCAAGGAATGCGAAGTGATCTTGCAAGTGGTGCGCTGTTTTGAAGATGACAATATCACGCATGTGAACGACAAGATTGATCCTTTGAATGATATAGAGACCATTGAATTGGAGTTGATTTTAGCGGATATTGCCACTTTAGACAAAAGGATCGAACGCTTGCAAAAAGCCCTAAAAAGCTCAAAAGACGCTAAAAATCTTTTAGAATGCGCTTTGAGTTTAAAAACGCATTTAGAAGAATTAAAGCCGGCGAAAACTTTTGCCTTGAATACAAGCGAGGCTTTTTTAGAATTGGACAAGGAATTGCGTTTTTTATCCCATAAAAAAATGATCTATGTTGCTAATGTGGGCGAAGAAGATTTAAACGCTCTCAATGAGCATGCCAAAAAAGTCAAAAACCATGCGAAAGCCCAAAATAGCGAGTTTGTCGTCTTGTGCGCTAAATTGGAAGAAGAAATGGTTTCTATGAGTGGAGATGAAGTCAAAGAATTTTTGCAAAGTTTAGGCGTAGAAGAAAGCGGGCTAGAAAAGACCATTCGTTTGAGTTTTAAGGAATTAGGCTTGATCAATTATTTTACCGCTGGAGTCAAGGAAGTGCGATCATGGACGATTAAAAAAGGCTCTAGTGCGCCTATGGCTGCTGGGGTGATCCATAAGGATTTTGAAAAAGGCTTCATCAGAGCTGAAACCATCAGTTACGATGATTTTATCGCTTATAAGGGCGAAGCCGGAGCGAAAGAAAAGGGAGCGTTACGCATTGAAGGTAAGGATTATATCGTTCAAGATGGCGATGTGTTGCATTTTCGCTTCAATGTCTAG
- the apt gene encoding adenine phosphoribosyltransferase, which yields MNETLKEELLQSIREVKDYPKKGILFKDITTLLNYPKLFNKLIDALKKRYLALNIDFIVGIEARGFILGSALAYALGVGFVPVRKKGKLPAHTLSQSYSLEYGSDSIEIHSDAFRGIKGVRVVLIDDLLATGGTALASLELIKALQAECIEACFLIGLKELPGIQLLEERVKTFCLLEC from the coding sequence ATGAATGAAACGCTCAAAGAAGAACTTTTACAAAGCATCAGAGAAGTGAAAGATTACCCTAAAAAAGGGATTTTATTCAAAGACATTACCACGCTACTCAACTACCCTAAACTCTTTAACAAACTCATTGACGCGCTCAAAAAACGCTATCTCGCTCTCAATATAGACTTTATCGTGGGCATTGAAGCTAGGGGGTTTATTTTAGGCTCTGCTCTCGCTTATGCGCTTGGGGTGGGTTTTGTGCCTGTGAGGAAAAAGGGCAAACTCCCCGCACACACCCTGTCTCAAAGCTACAGCCTAGAGTATGGGAGCGATAGCATAGAAATCCACTCTGACGCTTTTAGGGGAATTAAGGGGGTAAGAGTGGTGTTGATTGATGATTTATTAGCCACTGGAGGCACAGCTTTAGCGAGCCTTGAACTTATCAAAGCCCTACAAGCCGAATGCATAGAAGCATGCTTTTTGATAGGGTTAAAAGAATTACCGGGTATCCAACTTTTAGAAGAGCGAGTGAAAACCTTTTGTTTGTTAGAGTGCTAG
- the rpiB gene encoding ribose 5-phosphate isomerase B, producing the protein MNKPLNIAQVFIGSDHAGLHLAEFVKHFLEDKDFKIQAFLPTMRVDYPDYAKLVCQKVLENPQSYGILVCATGIGMSMGANRFKGIRAALCLDAYMAKMTRLHNNANVLCLGEKISGIGVTESILEAFFSTEFEQGRHALRIQKLDESLKSST; encoded by the coding sequence ATGAATAAGCCTTTGAATATTGCTCAAGTTTTTATAGGAAGCGATCATGCAGGGTTGCATCTTGCAGAATTTGTTAAACATTTTTTAGAAGACAAGGATTTTAAGATCCAAGCTTTTTTACCCACTATGAGGGTGGATTACCCTGATTACGCCAAATTAGTGTGCCAAAAGGTCTTAGAAAATCCGCAAAGCTATGGCATTTTAGTGTGCGCCACAGGGATAGGCATGAGCATGGGCGCTAATCGCTTTAAGGGTATTAGAGCCGCTTTGTGCCTTGATGCTTACATGGCCAAAATGACTCGCTTGCACAATAACGCTAATGTCTTGTGCTTGGGTGAAAAGATTAGCGGTATTGGCGTAACAGAAAGCATTTTGGAAGCGTTTTTCTCTACAGAATTTGAACAAGGCCGTCATGCGTTGCGCATCCAAAAGCTAGATGAATCGCTGAAATCATCAACCTAA
- a CDS encoding DedA family protein — protein sequence MEEYIIDLWNQHAATWGYLILFGWSILEGEIGLILAGIASYTGHMHLGLAILVAGIGGFVGDQIYFYIGRTNKAYIQKKLEKQRRKLALAHLLLQKHGWFIIFIQRYMYGMRTIIPISIGLTRYSALKFAIINLISAMVWASITIILAWYLGEELLHALGWLKKHPYALILLLVSFLALVLWYFQYYSKKNR from the coding sequence TTGGAAGAATACATCATTGACTTATGGAATCAGCATGCAGCGACTTGGGGGTATCTCATTTTATTCGGGTGGAGCATTTTAGAAGGCGAAATCGGGTTAATTTTAGCAGGGATTGCCAGCTATACCGGTCATATGCATTTAGGGTTAGCCATTTTAGTCGCAGGGATTGGGGGTTTTGTGGGGGATCAGATCTATTTTTACATCGGGCGCACCAATAAAGCTTACATCCAAAAAAAGCTAGAAAAACAACGCCGAAAACTAGCCCTAGCCCATTTATTGTTGCAAAAACACGGCTGGTTTATCATTTTTATCCAACGCTACATGTATGGCATGCGCACCATCATTCCCATTAGCATAGGCCTCACGCGCTATAGCGCTTTAAAATTCGCTATCATCAATCTCATTAGCGCAATGGTGTGGGCGAGCATTACTATTATTCTAGCGTGGTATTTAGGAGAAGAATTATTGCATGCGTTAGGGTGGCTTAAAAAACACCCTTATGCGCTAATATTACTATTAGTATCTTTCTTGGCGTTAGTGCTGTGGTATTTCCAATACTATAGTAAGAAAAACCGCTAG